A single genomic interval of Bradyrhizobium japonicum USDA 6 harbors:
- a CDS encoding AraC family transcriptional regulator, protein MPFQAATATPRRAMTPAAFVRGVVAAYAVYRRDPAEALGKGQVSEDLVRSRDGRVTAAQFEALAGHAMRELDDEALGWFSRRLPWGTYGMLCRASITAPNLEVALKRWCRHHRLLTEDVLFELSLGDETATISIREQRDLGPLREFCLVTLLRYVLGFSCWAVDSAIALRAAEFPYSEPGHVSVYPTIFCRHLSFDADGARIVFDKHYLSLPLTRSPADLDSMLKGALRLTVLPYRRDRLLVERVRRVLRNARGRILGAEDVASELALSTRTMHRRLREEATSLRDLKEEAKFELAKQELMRGRAPIKRIAEIAGFRNEKSFSRAFRTWTGASPREFRDRYR, encoded by the coding sequence ATGCCTTTTCAAGCCGCGACCGCGACGCCCCGCCGCGCCATGACCCCAGCCGCCTTCGTCCGCGGCGTGGTTGCCGCTTATGCCGTTTACCGACGGGATCCAGCGGAAGCATTGGGCAAGGGGCAGGTCAGCGAGGACCTCGTTCGATCCCGGGACGGCCGGGTGACGGCGGCCCAGTTCGAGGCGCTGGCCGGCCACGCCATGCGCGAGCTCGACGACGAGGCGCTCGGCTGGTTCTCGCGCCGGCTGCCTTGGGGAACCTATGGCATGCTGTGCCGCGCCTCGATCACGGCCCCCAATCTCGAAGTCGCGCTAAAGCGCTGGTGCCGGCATCATCGCCTGCTGACCGAGGACGTGCTGTTCGAGCTCTCGCTTGGTGATGAGACCGCGACCATCTCCATTCGCGAGCAGCGCGACCTTGGCCCGTTGCGTGAATTCTGCCTGGTCACCCTGCTCCGCTATGTCCTCGGCTTCTCCTGCTGGGCCGTCGATTCCGCGATCGCGCTGCGTGCGGCCGAGTTTCCCTATTCCGAGCCGGGCCACGTCTCGGTCTATCCGACGATCTTCTGCAGGCATTTGAGCTTTGATGCGGATGGCGCCCGCATCGTCTTCGACAAGCATTATCTCTCTCTGCCGCTGACCCGCAGCCCCGCCGATCTCGACAGCATGCTCAAGGGCGCGCTGCGGCTCACCGTGCTGCCCTACCGGCGCGACCGGCTGCTGGTCGAGCGGGTCCGCCGCGTGCTGCGCAATGCACGCGGACGCATCCTCGGCGCCGAGGATGTCGCAAGCGAGCTGGCGCTCTCCACCCGCACCATGCATCGGCGCCTGCGCGAGGAAGCGACCTCGCTGCGCGATCTCAAGGAAGAGGCAAAGTTCGAGCTCGCCAAGCAGGAGCTGATGCGCGGCCGCGCCCCTATCAAGCGGATCGCGGAGATCGCCGGCTTCCGCAACGAGAAGAGTTTTTCGCGCGCCTTCCGCACCTGGACCGGCGCCAGCCCGCGCGAATTTCGCGACCGGTATCGCTGA
- a CDS encoding isovaleryl-CoA dehydrogenase, whose translation MLRDTLRAFVEAEIAPRAAEIEKANLFPADLWKRFGDLGLLGMTAPEQYGGSSMGYLAHIVAMEEISRGSAAVGLSYGAHSNLCVNQIRRNGNDAQRARYLPKLISGEYVGALAMSEPGAGSDVVSMKLRADKRGDRYVLNGSKMWITNGGDADVLVVYAKTDPEAGPRGMTAFLVEKGFKGFTHGQHLDKLGMRGSNTYPLFFDECEVPEENVLGKVGEGVKVLMSGLDYERTVLSGGPLGIMAACMDAVVPYMHERKQFGQPIGDFQLMQGKLADMYATWQSARAYVYAVGRACDRADHARTLRKDAAAAILYSAEKATWMAGEAIQALGGVGYTSEFPVGRLWRDAKLYEIGAGTSEVRRMLIGRELMSETA comes from the coding sequence ATGCTGCGCGACACGCTGCGCGCCTTCGTGGAGGCAGAGATCGCCCCGCGCGCCGCCGAGATCGAGAAGGCCAATCTGTTCCCGGCCGACCTCTGGAAGCGCTTTGGCGACCTCGGCCTGCTCGGCATGACCGCGCCGGAGCAATATGGCGGCTCCAGCATGGGCTATCTCGCCCATATCGTCGCCATGGAGGAGATTTCGCGGGGCTCCGCCGCCGTGGGGCTGTCCTACGGCGCGCATTCCAACCTCTGCGTCAACCAGATCCGCCGCAACGGCAACGACGCGCAGCGCGCGCGCTATCTGCCAAAGCTGATCTCCGGCGAATATGTCGGCGCGCTCGCGATGTCCGAGCCTGGCGCGGGCTCCGACGTCGTTTCGATGAAGCTGCGCGCCGACAAGCGCGGCGACCGTTACGTGCTCAACGGCTCCAAGATGTGGATCACCAATGGCGGCGACGCCGACGTGCTGGTCGTCTATGCCAAGACCGATCCGGAGGCGGGCCCGCGCGGCATGACCGCGTTCCTGGTCGAGAAGGGTTTCAAGGGTTTCACCCACGGCCAGCATCTCGACAAGCTCGGCATGCGCGGCTCCAACACCTATCCCTTGTTCTTCGACGAGTGCGAGGTGCCCGAAGAGAACGTGCTCGGCAAGGTCGGCGAGGGCGTCAAGGTGCTGATGTCCGGCCTCGATTACGAGCGCACGGTGCTGTCGGGCGGTCCGCTCGGCATCATGGCGGCCTGCATGGACGCCGTGGTGCCCTACATGCACGAGCGCAAGCAGTTCGGCCAGCCGATCGGCGACTTCCAGCTGATGCAGGGCAAGCTCGCCGACATGTATGCGACCTGGCAGTCGGCGCGCGCCTATGTCTACGCGGTCGGGCGCGCCTGCGACAGGGCCGACCACGCCCGTACGCTGCGCAAGGATGCGGCGGCCGCGATCCTCTATTCCGCGGAGAAGGCGACGTGGATGGCCGGCGAGGCGATCCAGGCGCTGGGCGGCGTCGGCTATACCTCCGAATTCCCGGTCGGACGTCTCTGGCGCGACGCGAAACTCTACGAGATCGGCGCCGGCACCTCGGAGGTGCGTCGCATGCTGATCGGCCGCGAGCTGATGTCCGAGACGGCCTAA
- a CDS encoding dihydrodipicolinate synthase family protein: protein MSRRVSWEGVFPAVTTQFHDDLSLDIDATAKVMDGLIRDGVSGLIVCGSVGENTSLERKEKVAIMETAKSVAKGRVPILCGIAEFTTAFAVETAKEAARVGIDGVMVMPALVYSSKPHETAAHFRAVASATDLPVMLYNNPPIYKNDVTPDILASLADVETVVCFKDSSGDTRRFIDTRNMVGDRFVLFAGLDDVIVESIAMGAVGWVSGMSNAFPREGETLFRLAKAGRFAEAMPIYEWFMPLLHLDARPDLVQCIKLCEHIMGRGTALTRPPRLALLPQEKAEVEAMMAKALKNRPRLPDVGLKAA from the coding sequence ATGAGCCGCCGCGTTTCCTGGGAAGGCGTCTTCCCGGCCGTCACCACGCAATTCCACGACGATCTCTCGCTCGACATCGACGCGACCGCCAAGGTGATGGACGGTCTGATCCGCGACGGCGTCTCCGGCCTGATCGTCTGCGGCTCGGTCGGCGAGAACACCTCGCTGGAGCGCAAGGAGAAGGTCGCGATCATGGAGACGGCGAAATCCGTCGCGAAAGGCCGCGTGCCGATCCTGTGCGGCATCGCCGAGTTTACCACGGCCTTCGCGGTCGAAACCGCCAAGGAAGCCGCGCGCGTCGGCATCGACGGCGTGATGGTGATGCCGGCGCTGGTCTATTCGTCCAAGCCGCACGAGACCGCCGCGCATTTCCGCGCGGTTGCGAGCGCGACCGATCTGCCGGTGATGCTCTACAACAATCCGCCGATCTACAAGAACGACGTCACCCCCGACATCCTGGCCTCGCTCGCCGACGTCGAGACCGTGGTCTGCTTCAAGGATTCCTCGGGCGACACGCGGCGCTTCATCGACACCAGGAACATGGTTGGCGACCGCTTCGTGCTGTTCGCAGGGTTGGACGACGTCATTGTCGAGAGCATCGCCATGGGCGCGGTGGGCTGGGTCTCCGGCATGTCGAACGCCTTCCCGAGGGAGGGCGAGACGCTGTTTCGTCTTGCCAAGGCCGGCCGCTTTGCAGAAGCCATGCCGATCTACGAATGGTTCATGCCGCTGCTGCACCTGGACGCGCGCCCCGACCTCGTCCAGTGCATCAAGCTGTGCGAGCACATCATGGGCCGCGGCACCGCGCTGACCCGCCCGCCCCGCCTCGCGCTGCTGCCGCAGGAGAAGGCTGAAGTCGAGGCGATGATGGCCAAGGCGCTCAAGAACCGGCCTCGCCTGCCGGATGTCGGGCTGAAGGCGGCCTGA
- a CDS encoding ETC complex I subunit, with translation MTARIFKPAKNAMQSGRSKTKEWQLDYEPEQPRSVEPLMGWTSSGDMKQQITLRFHSKEEAVAYCERKGIAYQVIEPQDSIRRPVAYADNFSFRRGEPWTH, from the coding sequence ATGACCGCACGCATTTTCAAGCCCGCCAAGAACGCGATGCAATCCGGCCGGTCCAAAACCAAGGAATGGCAGCTGGACTACGAGCCGGAGCAGCCGCGCTCGGTCGAGCCGCTGATGGGCTGGACCTCGTCCGGCGACATGAAGCAGCAGATCACGCTGCGCTTCCACAGCAAGGAAGAGGCGGTCGCCTATTGCGAGCGCAAGGGCATCGCGTACCAGGTGATCGAGCCGCAGGATTCGATCCGCCGCCCGGTCGCCTATGCCGACAATTTCTCGTTCCGGCGCGGCGAGCCCTGGACGCATTGA
- a CDS encoding TRAP transporter substrate-binding protein: protein MPLSRRRFLTASAAASVFAPSLALAQAKEFRLGLITPNGHSWNKAALKFGDDLKAATNGRLTLTVFHSGQLGNEPAMMQQLQSGALDMGFIQAAELGSRVPHIAAINAPYIVRSTPAVAKFVRHPAAVKLFDVLPQETGTIGLGWGITGMRAVFSSKDLNSLADIKGMKLRINPTPVYRDFYSSLGAAPTPIPTPQVFDAMANGQVDGLEADLEFSWNQRFDKVSKVILQMNAVFMPMAAVVSGRVWQTLPAADRELIAKTVKSTLDAQIDELASNEPALIENFKNAPIPIRQVPPGDTEAVIAEFDKIWLPKAPVLAELRKVGATL, encoded by the coding sequence ATGCCGCTTTCACGCCGCCGCTTTCTCACCGCCAGCGCCGCCGCATCGGTGTTCGCGCCCTCGCTGGCGCTTGCCCAGGCCAAGGAATTCCGGCTCGGCCTGATCACGCCGAACGGCCATTCCTGGAACAAGGCGGCGCTCAAGTTCGGCGACGATCTCAAGGCGGCCACCAACGGCCGGCTCACCCTGACCGTGTTCCATTCCGGCCAGCTCGGCAACGAGCCCGCGATGATGCAGCAACTGCAGTCCGGCGCGCTCGACATGGGCTTCATCCAGGCCGCCGAGCTCGGCTCGCGCGTCCCGCACATCGCTGCGATCAATGCGCCCTACATCGTCCGCTCGACGCCTGCGGTCGCGAAATTCGTGCGGCATCCGGCGGCAGTGAAGCTGTTCGATGTGCTGCCGCAGGAGACCGGCACCATCGGCCTCGGCTGGGGCATCACCGGCATGCGCGCGGTGTTCTCCTCGAAGGACCTGAACTCGCTCGCCGACATCAAGGGCATGAAGCTGCGCATCAACCCGACGCCGGTCTATCGCGACTTCTATTCCTCGCTCGGCGCCGCGCCGACGCCGATCCCGACCCCGCAGGTGTTCGACGCGATGGCCAACGGCCAGGTCGACGGCCTCGAGGCCGATCTCGAATTCTCCTGGAACCAGCGCTTCGACAAGGTCTCGAAGGTGATCCTGCAGATGAACGCCGTCTTCATGCCGATGGCCGCGGTCGTTTCCGGCCGGGTCTGGCAGACGCTCCCCGCAGCCGACCGCGAGCTGATCGCCAAGACGGTGAAGTCGACGCTGGACGCGCAGATCGACGAGTTGGCCTCCAACGAGCCCGCGCTGATCGAGAATTTCAAGAACGCGCCGATCCCGATCCGCCAGGTCCCGCCCGGCGACACCGAGGCCGTCATCGCCGAGTTCGACAAGATCTGGCTGCCCAAGGCCCCTGTTCTCGCCGAGCTGCGCAAGGTCGGCGCGACGCTCTGA
- a CDS encoding carboxyl transferase domain-containing protein, translating into MPLHSSIDTSSSDFARNSEAMRGLVADLREKLSQVAGGGGEVSRNRHTSRGKMLARERVDLLVDPGTSFMELSPLAAYGLYGGDVHSASVITGVGRIAGRECVIVANDATIKGGTYYPMTVKKHLRAQDVARQNNLPCVYMVDSGGAFLPLQDEIFPDERHFGRIFYNQAQMSSQGIPQIAIVMGSCTAGGAYVPAMSDESIIVRNQGTIFLGGPPLVKAATGEVVSAEELGGADVHSRQSGVTDHYAQNDAHAIGIARRIVGTLKPSVRPNLNMHKPRDPLFAAEEIYGVVPVDGRKPFDVRDIIARIVDGSEFDEFKKLYGTTLVCGFAHVWGYPVGIIANNGILFSESSLKGAHFIELCCQRGIPLVFLQNITGFMVGKKYEAGGIARDGAKLVTAVATASVPKFTVVIGGSYGAGNYGMCGRAYSPRFLWMWPNARISVMGGEQASMVLSQVRRDNIEAKGDSWSKEEEDKFREPIRAQYESQGHPYYATARLWDDGVIDPADTRLVLGLGLSAASNAPIEPTKFGLFRM; encoded by the coding sequence ATGCCGCTCCATTCCAGCATCGATACGTCTTCATCGGACTTTGCGCGCAATTCCGAGGCCATGCGCGGGCTTGTCGCGGACTTGCGCGAAAAACTGAGCCAGGTCGCCGGCGGCGGCGGCGAGGTCTCGCGCAACCGCCACACCTCGCGCGGCAAGATGCTGGCGCGCGAGCGCGTCGACCTGCTGGTCGATCCCGGCACCTCGTTCATGGAGCTGTCGCCGCTCGCGGCGTACGGCCTCTATGGCGGTGACGTGCATTCGGCGAGCGTCATCACCGGTGTCGGGCGCATCGCGGGCCGCGAATGCGTGATCGTCGCCAACGATGCCACCATCAAGGGCGGCACCTATTATCCGATGACGGTGAAGAAGCATCTGCGCGCGCAGGACGTGGCGCGGCAGAACAACCTTCCCTGCGTGTACATGGTCGATTCCGGTGGCGCCTTCCTGCCGCTCCAGGACGAGATCTTTCCGGACGAGCGCCATTTCGGCCGCATCTTCTACAACCAGGCCCAGATGTCGTCGCAGGGCATCCCGCAGATCGCGATCGTGATGGGATCCTGCACCGCCGGCGGCGCCTATGTCCCCGCGATGTCAGACGAAAGCATCATCGTGCGCAACCAGGGCACCATCTTCCTCGGCGGTCCGCCGCTGGTGAAGGCCGCGACCGGCGAGGTGGTGAGTGCCGAGGAGCTCGGCGGCGCCGACGTGCATTCGCGGCAATCGGGCGTGACCGACCACTACGCCCAGAACGACGCCCATGCGATCGGCATCGCCCGGCGCATCGTCGGCACGCTGAAGCCATCGGTGCGGCCGAACCTCAACATGCACAAGCCGCGCGATCCGTTGTTTGCCGCGGAAGAGATCTACGGCGTGGTGCCGGTCGACGGTAGAAAGCCGTTCGACGTCCGCGACATCATCGCACGTATCGTCGACGGGTCGGAGTTCGACGAGTTCAAAAAGCTCTACGGCACGACGCTGGTCTGCGGCTTCGCTCATGTCTGGGGCTATCCGGTCGGCATCATCGCCAACAACGGCATCCTGTTCAGCGAAAGCTCGTTGAAGGGGGCGCACTTTATCGAGCTGTGCTGCCAGCGCGGCATTCCCTTGGTGTTCCTGCAGAACATCACGGGCTTCATGGTCGGCAAGAAGTACGAGGCCGGCGGCATCGCGCGTGACGGCGCCAAGCTCGTCACGGCGGTGGCGACCGCCTCGGTGCCGAAATTCACCGTCGTGATCGGCGGCTCCTACGGCGCCGGCAATTACGGCATGTGCGGCCGCGCCTACTCGCCGCGCTTCCTGTGGATGTGGCCGAACGCGCGCATCTCGGTGATGGGCGGCGAGCAGGCCTCGATGGTGCTGAGCCAGGTCCGCCGCGACAACATCGAGGCCAAGGGCGATAGCTGGTCGAAAGAAGAGGAAGACAAGTTCCGCGAGCCGATCCGCGCGCAATATGAGAGCCAGGGGCACCCGTATTACGCGACCGCGCGCCTGTGGGACGACGGCGTGATCGACCCGGCCGACACGCGCCTCGTGCTCGGCCTCGGCCTTTCCGCGGCGTCGAATGCGCCGATCGAGCCTACGAAATTCGGCCTGTTCAGGATGTGA
- a CDS encoding hydroxymethylglutaryl-CoA lyase — MSDPVRIIEMGPRDGLQNEKTPVSVEARIAFIEALVAAGLTTVEVGAFVSPRAIPQMASSDAVLRGVSHVNGAEFHVLVPNEKGYDAARAAGAQVVSVFAAASEGFSRANINCTVAESIERFKPVLARAKADGVRVRGYISCVLGCPFDGEIKPKAVADLANTLWELGCYEISLGDTIGVGTPDKAKEMLRAVSANIPPAKLAMHFHDTYGQALANLYAGLEEGVRVIDAAAGGLGGCPYAPGATGNVATEDVVYMLEGMGIRTGVDMDKLLAATNEMSGVLGKPPVSRVASALNAKKKRAAS; from the coding sequence ATGAGCGATCCGGTCCGCATCATCGAAATGGGGCCGCGCGACGGCCTCCAGAACGAGAAGACGCCCGTCAGCGTCGAGGCCCGCATCGCCTTCATCGAGGCGCTCGTAGCCGCTGGCCTCACCACGGTCGAGGTCGGCGCCTTCGTCTCGCCAAGGGCGATCCCGCAAATGGCGAGTTCCGATGCCGTGCTACGCGGTGTCAGCCACGTCAACGGCGCCGAATTCCACGTGCTCGTGCCGAACGAGAAGGGCTACGACGCCGCGCGCGCTGCCGGCGCGCAAGTCGTCTCGGTGTTCGCGGCGGCGTCGGAAGGCTTTTCGCGCGCCAATATCAACTGCACGGTCGCGGAGTCCATCGAACGGTTCAAGCCGGTGCTGGCGCGCGCCAAGGCGGATGGCGTCAGGGTCCGCGGCTATATCTCCTGCGTGCTGGGCTGCCCGTTCGACGGCGAGATCAAGCCGAAGGCGGTCGCCGATCTCGCCAACACGCTGTGGGAGCTCGGCTGCTACGAGATCTCGCTTGGCGACACCATCGGGGTCGGCACGCCTGATAAGGCCAAGGAGATGCTGCGCGCGGTCAGCGCCAACATCCCGCCCGCAAAACTCGCGATGCATTTCCACGACACCTACGGCCAGGCGCTCGCCAATCTTTATGCCGGACTGGAAGAGGGCGTGCGCGTCATCGACGCTGCCGCCGGCGGCCTTGGCGGCTGCCCCTACGCGCCGGGCGCGACCGGCAACGTTGCGACCGAGGACGTCGTCTACATGCTCGAAGGCATGGGCATCAGGACCGGCGTCGACATGGACAAGCTGCTGGCGGCCACGAACGAGATGAGCGGCGTGCTGGGCAAGCCGCCTGTGAGCCGCGTAGCCTCCGCGCTGAACGCGAAGAAGAAGCGCGCGGCCTCCTAA
- a CDS encoding DUF3551 domain-containing protein: MTSTSKTFVASAATLFASAFLLITAPAAKADDYCITNGSQAAHGCGYPTMEACRAASGGIGGMCAQAAGAKTSNDALAFQPKQPQSRTKARPRKNASSN, translated from the coding sequence ATGACCTCGACCTCGAAGACGTTCGTCGCATCCGCTGCGACGCTGTTCGCCTCTGCGTTTCTCTTGATCACCGCTCCGGCCGCAAAGGCGGACGACTATTGCATCACCAACGGCTCCCAGGCTGCACACGGCTGCGGCTATCCGACGATGGAAGCCTGCCGGGCCGCTTCCGGCGGCATCGGCGGCATGTGCGCGCAGGCCGCCGGCGCGAAGACCAGCAACGATGCGCTCGCCTTCCAGCCGAAGCAGCCGCAGTCGCGTACCAAGGCGCGTCCGCGCAAGAATGCGTCCTCGAACTAA
- a CDS encoding Lrp/AsnC family transcriptional regulator, with amino-acid sequence MAGRDQLDGVDLKILSELQQDGRVRNNELALRVGVSAPNCLRRLKLLFSRGVIRAVRAVIDERLLGYEVVSFVSIQLGSQAQPVLEAFESSIAAIPRIQQCWRISGDTDYLLKCVAPSVESMRQQLLHFAAMPDVKNVRSFPVLGVAKDVPLPVQDVVAAPAG; translated from the coding sequence ATGGCGGGGCGTGACCAGCTCGACGGCGTCGATCTGAAGATCTTATCCGAGCTGCAGCAGGACGGGCGGGTACGCAACAACGAGCTGGCGCTGCGGGTCGGCGTGTCCGCGCCCAATTGCCTGCGGCGGCTGAAATTGCTGTTCAGCCGTGGCGTGATCCGGGCGGTCCGCGCCGTCATCGACGAGCGGCTGCTCGGCTATGAGGTGGTGTCGTTCGTCTCGATCCAGCTCGGCAGCCAGGCCCAGCCGGTGCTGGAGGCGTTCGAGAGCTCGATCGCCGCGATCCCGCGTATCCAGCAGTGCTGGCGGATTTCGGGCGACACCGACTACCTGCTGAAATGCGTCGCGCCGAGCGTCGAGAGCATGCGCCAGCAGCTGCTGCATTTCGCTGCGATGCCCGATGTGAAGAACGTCCGCAGCTTTCCGGTGCTGGGGGTCGCGAAGGATGTGCCGCTGCCTGTGCAGGATGTCGTGGCGGCGCCGGCGGGATAG
- a CDS encoding acetyl/propionyl/methylcrotonyl-CoA carboxylase subunit alpha, which produces MDRSMLYRRFRTLLIANRGEIACRVIRTARAMGLRTVAVYSEADRDAMHVALADEAVLLGPARARDSYLSVERLIEAARKTGAEAVHPGYGFLSENAEFARACLEAGLVFVGPTAAMMTAMGSKSGSKALMEKAGVPLVPGYHGEAQDDATLSKAADKIGFPILVKASAGGGGRGMRIVRSADELGPAIVSAKREAKAAFGDDRMLIEKYVDNPRHIEVQIIGDSHGNLLSLFERECTLQRRHQKVIEEAPSPTLNPAQRETVCAAARKAAGAVNYVGAGTIEFVSDGKDVFFIEMNTRLQVEHPVTELITGIDLVEWQLRVAFGEALPLKQDEIKLNGHAVEARVYAENPTKNFMPSVGRISTWRLPAEAGGLRIDAGYREGDTVSPYYDAMLAKMIAWAPTRDVAIERLNRGLQDSDVRGIVTNIPFLSALMTHPKVRTNAIDTGFIERELAGLTQAAPAPGELELCAAVAAIVNDERQAAQDEASSPWQTFGWMPVGRRQRNFAFRVGHGPEQKITLNYGSGPSTLVTGERELAFVVVPKDGGFDLTLDGVKSSVAAVIDGHELYLRTRNGRFDLHWVDPFGGESEEHVGEDKIAAPLPGTVVAVLAEEGAKLDKGAPILTLEVMKMEQTLRAPYAGVLKSIKCKVGDIVQEGVELAVVEPSGE; this is translated from the coding sequence ATGGACCGTTCAATGCTCTACCGGCGTTTTCGCACGCTCCTGATCGCCAACCGCGGCGAGATCGCCTGCCGCGTCATCCGCACCGCGCGAGCCATGGGCCTGCGCACGGTCGCGGTCTATTCCGAGGCCGACCGCGACGCGATGCATGTCGCGCTCGCGGATGAGGCCGTGCTGCTCGGTCCGGCGCGGGCCCGCGACAGCTACCTCAGTGTCGAGCGGTTGATCGAGGCCGCGCGAAAGACCGGCGCGGAGGCCGTGCATCCCGGCTACGGTTTCCTGTCCGAAAATGCCGAGTTCGCGCGGGCGTGCCTGGAGGCGGGCCTGGTGTTCGTCGGCCCGACCGCCGCGATGATGACGGCGATGGGCTCGAAGTCCGGTTCCAAGGCGCTGATGGAGAAGGCCGGCGTGCCGCTGGTGCCCGGCTATCACGGCGAGGCCCAGGACGACGCGACGCTTTCGAAGGCGGCGGACAAGATCGGCTTCCCGATTCTGGTGAAGGCGTCCGCCGGCGGCGGCGGCCGCGGCATGCGCATCGTGCGCTCGGCGGACGAGCTTGGACCGGCGATCGTCAGCGCCAAGCGCGAGGCCAAGGCCGCGTTCGGCGACGACCGCATGCTGATCGAAAAATATGTCGACAATCCCCGCCACATCGAGGTGCAGATCATCGGCGACAGCCACGGCAATCTGCTGTCGCTGTTCGAGCGCGAATGCACGTTGCAACGCCGGCACCAGAAGGTGATCGAGGAGGCGCCGTCGCCGACGCTCAATCCTGCCCAGCGCGAGACCGTCTGCGCCGCCGCGCGAAAGGCGGCCGGCGCGGTGAACTATGTCGGTGCCGGCACGATCGAGTTCGTCTCCGACGGCAAGGATGTGTTCTTCATCGAGATGAACACGCGTCTCCAGGTCGAGCATCCCGTGACCGAGCTGATCACCGGCATCGATCTGGTCGAGTGGCAACTGCGCGTCGCCTTCGGCGAGGCGCTGCCGCTGAAGCAGGACGAGATCAAGCTCAACGGCCATGCGGTCGAGGCGCGCGTCTACGCGGAAAATCCGACCAAGAACTTCATGCCGTCGGTCGGGAGGATCTCGACCTGGCGGCTGCCGGCGGAAGCCGGCGGCTTGCGCATCGACGCCGGCTATCGCGAAGGCGATACGGTCTCGCCCTATTACGATGCCATGCTCGCAAAAATGATCGCGTGGGCGCCAACGCGGGACGTCGCGATCGAGCGGCTGAACCGCGGGCTGCAAGACTCCGACGTCCGCGGCATCGTGACCAACATCCCGTTCCTGTCGGCGCTGATGACGCATCCGAAGGTGCGGACCAATGCGATCGATACCGGCTTCATCGAGCGCGAGCTGGCGGGCCTGACGCAGGCCGCGCCGGCGCCCGGCGAGCTCGAGCTTTGCGCGGCAGTCGCCGCGATCGTCAACGACGAGCGGCAGGCCGCGCAAGACGAGGCGAGTTCGCCCTGGCAGACCTTTGGCTGGATGCCGGTCGGCCGCCGCCAGCGCAACTTTGCCTTCCGCGTCGGCCATGGACCTGAACAAAAGATCACGCTGAACTACGGCAGCGGCCCCTCGACGCTGGTGACCGGCGAGCGCGAACTAGCGTTTGTCGTCGTGCCGAAGGATGGCGGCTTCGATCTGACGCTTGATGGCGTCAAGTCCTCGGTCGCAGCCGTGATCGACGGCCATGAGCTGTATTTGCGCACACGCAATGGCCGCTTCGACCTGCATTGGGTCGATCCGTTCGGCGGCGAGAGCGAAGAGCATGTCGGCGAGGACAAGATCGCGGCGCCTCTGCCGGGCACCGTCGTCGCCGTGCTGGCCGAGGAGGGCGCCAAGCTCGACAAGGGCGCGCCGATCCTCACGCTGGAAGTGATGAAGATGGAGCAGACGCTGCGCGCGCCCTATGCCGGCGTGCTGAAATCGATCAAATGCAAGGTCGGCGACATCGTCCAGGAGGGCGTCGAGCTCGCCGTGGTCGAGCCATCGGGAGAGTGA